Proteins co-encoded in one Campylobacter jejuni genomic window:
- the cheA gene encoding chemotaxis protein CheW, which yields MEDMQEILEDFLVEAFELVEQIDHDLVELESNPEDLELLNRIFRVAHTVKGSSSFLNFDVLTKLTHHMEDVLNKARHGELKITPDIMDVVLESIDRMKTLLNSIRDNGNDTAIGMDIEPICARLTAISEGESPVAATDSNEKSTPQTEPEAPKQEIATPEPEVDVNQLSDSEVEAEIERLLKVRKAEDQARRAQKKQTTNAAPKPTNNTANKPAESGEKKVPASGSNASSMDQTIRVEVKRLDHLMNLIGELVLGKNRLLKIYDDVEERYEGEKFLEELNQVVSQLSIITTDVQLAVMKTRMQPIAKVFNKFPRVVRDLSRELGKQIELEITGEETELDKSIVEEIGDPIMHMIRNSCDHGVEDPATRAANGKPEKGIVQLKAYNEGNHIVVEITDDGKGLDPNGLKAKAIEKNLITEREADQMTDKEAFALIFKPGFSTAAKVTNVSGRGVGMDVVKTNIEKLNGVIEIDSELGKGSSFKLKIPLTLAIIQSLLVGTQEEFYAIPLASVLETVRVPIDDIYTIEGKNVLRLRDEVLSLVRLSDVFGVKQVLESGDQTYVVVIGVAESKLGIIVDTLVGQEEIVIKSMGDYLQNIQGIAGATIRGDGRVTLIIDVGAMMDMAKEIKVDIKAQLESSAKKPKEQPSDYKVLIVDDSKMDRTLMQKALEPLGISLVEATNGVEALNIIKSGEHDIDAMLIDIEMPRMDGYTLAGEIRKYSKYRNLPLIAVTSRTSKTDRLRGVEVGMTEYITKPYSPEYLENVVRKNLKLG from the coding sequence ATGGAAGATATGCAAGAAATACTTGAAGACTTTTTGGTTGAAGCTTTTGAGCTTGTTGAGCAAATCGACCATGATTTAGTAGAGCTTGAATCAAATCCAGAAGATTTAGAATTATTAAATAGAATTTTCCGTGTTGCACATACGGTTAAAGGATCATCAAGTTTCTTAAATTTTGATGTTTTAACAAAGTTAACTCACCACATGGAAGATGTTTTAAACAAAGCAAGACATGGCGAGTTAAAAATAACTCCAGATATCATGGATGTGGTTTTAGAGTCTATTGATAGAATGAAAACTTTGCTTAATTCCATTCGTGATAATGGCAACGATACTGCTATTGGTATGGATATAGAACCAATTTGCGCAAGATTAACAGCTATTTCAGAGGGAGAGTCTCCTGTTGCGGCAACAGATTCAAATGAAAAATCTACTCCACAAACAGAACCAGAAGCACCAAAACAAGAAATAGCTACTCCAGAACCTGAAGTAGATGTTAATCAATTAAGTGATTCTGAAGTTGAAGCTGAAATAGAAAGACTTTTAAAAGTTAGAAAAGCTGAAGATCAAGCTCGTCGTGCACAAAAGAAACAAACAACAAATGCGGCACCTAAACCGACTAACAATACAGCAAATAAACCTGCGGAAAGTGGAGAGAAAAAAGTTCCTGCTTCAGGTAGCAATGCTAGCAGTATGGATCAAACCATACGCGTGGAGGTAAAAAGATTAGATCACTTAATGAATCTAATTGGGGAGCTTGTTTTAGGTAAAAACCGTTTGCTTAAAATTTACGATGATGTTGAAGAGCGTTATGAAGGAGAAAAATTCCTTGAAGAACTTAATCAGGTTGTAAGTCAATTAAGTATTATTACAACTGATGTTCAGCTTGCTGTAATGAAAACAAGAATGCAACCTATAGCAAAAGTTTTCAATAAATTCCCAAGAGTTGTTCGTGATTTGAGTCGTGAATTAGGAAAGCAAATAGAACTTGAAATTACAGGTGAAGAAACTGAACTTGATAAATCTATTGTAGAAGAAATTGGCGATCCTATCATGCATATGATTAGAAATTCATGTGATCATGGTGTTGAGGATCCAGCAACTCGTGCAGCGAATGGAAAACCTGAAAAAGGTATAGTCCAACTTAAAGCTTATAATGAGGGCAATCACATCGTTGTAGAAATTACAGATGACGGTAAAGGACTTGATCCAAATGGCTTAAAAGCAAAAGCTATAGAGAAAAATTTGATTACCGAAAGAGAAGCAGATCAAATGACAGACAAAGAAGCTTTTGCTTTGATTTTCAAGCCTGGTTTTTCAACTGCGGCTAAAGTAACAAATGTTTCAGGTCGTGGTGTAGGAATGGATGTTGTTAAAACCAACATCGAAAAACTTAATGGGGTAATTGAAATTGATAGTGAGTTAGGTAAAGGAAGTTCATTTAAACTTAAAATTCCTCTTACCTTGGCAATCATTCAATCTTTACTTGTAGGAACTCAAGAGGAATTCTATGCAATTCCACTTGCAAGCGTTCTTGAAACAGTTAGAGTGCCAATTGATGATATCTATACTATCGAAGGTAAAAATGTATTACGCTTAAGAGATGAAGTGCTTTCTCTTGTGAGACTTTCAGATGTATTTGGAGTTAAACAAGTCCTTGAAAGCGGTGATCAAACTTATGTCGTTGTTATAGGGGTAGCAGAAAGCAAGCTTGGTATTATAGTAGATACTCTTGTAGGACAAGAAGAAATAGTTATTAAATCTATGGGTGATTATTTACAAAATATCCAAGGTATAGCAGGAGCTACAATCCGTGGTGATGGTAGAGTGACATTAATCATTGATGTAGGTGCTATGATGGATATGGCCAAAGAAATTAAAGTTGATATTAAAGCGCAATTAGAATCAAGTGCCAAAAAACCTAAAGAACAACCAAGTGACTATAAAGTCTTAATTGTAGATGATTCTAAAATGGATAGAACTTTAATGCAAAAAGCTTTAGAACCACTAGGAATTAGTTTAGTTGAAGCAACAAATGGTGTTGAAGCATTGAATATTATAAAATCTGGCGAACATGATATTGATGCAATGCTTATAGATATCGAAATGCCAAGAATGGATGGATATACCTTAGCTGGTGAAATTAGAAAGTATTCTAAATATCGTAACCTACCATTGATAGCAGTTACTTCAAGAACAAGTAAAACTGACCGCTTAAGAGGTGTTGAAGTGGGTATGACTGAATATATCACTAAACCTTATTCTCCAGAATACTTGGAAAATGTGGTTAGAAAAAATTTGAAACTAGGATAA
- the cheV gene encoding chemotaxis protein — translation MFDENIVKTGSNEMELVDFRIFKQGHDKVYEGIYGVNVSKVREIIKMPSLTELPGVPDYIEGIFDLRGVVIPVVNLAKWMQITEPESTMLKPRVIITEFSNILIGFIVHEAKRIRRINWKDIEPATFSTRSGALDKGKITGVTRIENDEVLLILDLESVVEDLGIYAPKTDIDFGKIEKFTGTALILDDSMTARKRVKEMMQQMGFQIVEAKDGVEGINKLEELSQVYGESLNDTLKIIVSDVEMPQMDGFHFAARIKEDPRFKDIPIVFNSSLSNEFMNEKGVQEAGGEGYLVKFNASDFFNEIAKVIKKHQSQEQG, via the coding sequence ATGTTTGATGAAAATATCGTGAAAACGGGTTCAAATGAAATGGAGCTTGTCGATTTCCGTATCTTTAAGCAAGGACACGATAAAGTCTATGAAGGAATTTATGGTGTAAATGTTTCTAAGGTAAGGGAGATTATAAAAATGCCAAGCCTTACAGAACTTCCAGGTGTACCTGATTACATCGAAGGTATCTTTGATCTTCGTGGAGTGGTTATACCTGTAGTCAATCTTGCCAAATGGATGCAAATCACTGAGCCAGAAAGCACTATGCTAAAACCTAGAGTTATTATTACTGAATTTAGCAATATTCTTATTGGTTTTATAGTTCACGAAGCAAAAAGAATTCGTAGAATAAACTGGAAAGATATAGAACCAGCAACTTTTTCTACAAGATCAGGTGCTTTAGATAAAGGTAAAATCACAGGTGTAACACGCATTGAAAATGATGAAGTGTTGCTAATTTTAGATCTTGAAAGTGTTGTTGAAGATTTAGGAATTTACGCTCCAAAAACAGATATAGATTTTGGAAAAATAGAAAAATTTACTGGAACAGCACTTATACTTGATGACAGCATGACTGCTAGAAAACGCGTCAAAGAAATGATGCAACAGATGGGCTTTCAAATTGTTGAAGCTAAGGACGGCGTAGAGGGCATAAACAAATTAGAAGAATTAAGCCAAGTTTATGGTGAAAGTTTAAATGATACTTTAAAAATTATAGTAAGCGATGTCGAAATGCCACAAATGGATGGTTTCCACTTTGCTGCACGCATTAAAGAAGATCCAAGATTTAAAGATATTCCTATAGTCTTTAACTCGTCTTTATCAAATGAATTTATGAATGAGAAAGGTGTTCAAGAAGCTGGTGGAGAAGGCTATCTTGTCAAATTTAACGCTAGCGATTTCTTCAATGAAATTGCAAAGGTTATTAAAAAACATCAATCTCAAGAACAGGGGTAA